The sequence CTGATTTTGAGTTGCCCCGCCAGTTTATCCGGCAACGGGGCGGTAAAACCGAATACGGCGGCTACTACACGCAGGCGCAGTTGCGCGAGTTGATTGCCTACGCTGCCGCCCGCCACATCCAGATTGTGCCGGAGATCGATATGCCCGGCCACCTGAGCGCCGCCATTCAGGCCTATTCGTTTTTAAGCTGTACGGGTCAGCCGGGGATGGGCAAGACGTTTTCGGTGCCGGTTTGCCCTTGCAACGAACCGACCTACACGTTCATGCAGAACGTGCTCGATGAGGTGATCGCGCTCTTCCCCAGCCAATATGTGCACATTGGGGCCGACGAAGTGGAGAAAACGACCTGGGCGCAATCGGCGGCCTGCCAGGCGCTGATGAAAGAAAAAGGCATCAAAACGGTCGAGGAATTGCAGAGCTATTTCGTGCATCGGATGGGTGATTACATTCAGTCGAAAGGCAAAAAGCTGCTGGTGTGGGACGATGCGCTGGAGGGCGGCCTCAAGCCCTCGGCTACGGTCATGTACTGGCGGAGCTGGGTGAAAGATGCACCGCGCAAAGCCGCCGAAAACGGCAATTCTATTGTGATGACGCCCGTGAGTGCGCTCTATTTCGACAGCCCGCCGGGTAAGCAATCGGTGGAGCAGGTGTATCGGGTGCCAGTGGTACCTGCCGGGGTCAAGCCCGAACAGGCGCACTTGGTCAAAGGGGCGCAGGCCAACCTCTGGACGGAGTACATCGCCACCGAAAACCGCGCCGATTACATGGTGATGCCCCGCATGGTGGCCCTGTCGGAAGCCATCTGGACCGCCCGCGATCTGTACCCCTCGTTTCAGCAGCGGTTGCTGGCGCACTATGACCGGATGGAGCAGCTAAACATTCACTACCGCTTGCCTGACCTGACGGGCTTTGCCGAAGAAAACGTGTTTGTCGATCAGGCAACATTGTCCATCAAGGCCCCGATACCCAGCTACACGCTCCGCTACACCACCGATGGCTCGTTACCCCAGCCAACCGCGCCGGTTTTGCCCGATGGGTTTGTAGTCACGAAGCCGCAGACGATCAAGGTGGCGGCGTTTACGGCGAGTGGCCTGCGCGGCGACGTCTACACGTTACGATACCAGCAGCAATCCTACGCCCAGCCTGTTACCAATGCGGCCACGGGCCAGCCCGGCCTGACGGCGCGCTTTTTCAAAAAATACTTCCAGGAAACGAAACGGATGACTGGGCTTACACCCGACAGCACGTTTGTGACGCCCAATGTGGCGATACCTGCGGCGGTGGGTGCCCCGAGTTTTGGCGTGCAGTTTCGCGGCTATCTGAACGTACCTGAAACGGGCGTCTACATGTTCTTCTACACCTGCGACGATGGCGGCGTGTTACGCATTGCTAACCGGCTGGTTGTCGATAACGACGGCAACCACTTCCCCATTGAGAAAAGTGGGCAGGTGGCCCTCGCCGCCGGCCAACATCCCATCGAAGCCGATTTCATCGAAGGCGGTGGTGGCTTCACGCTTAAGCTGACCTACAGCGTCAATGGATCGGCCCCCGCTCCCGTCCCCGACCGTTGGTTTAGCCACTGACCTTGCTATGGTGGAGGTAACGGGTAGAAACAAAAATTTGAGGGCGTATCCGGTATGTAATCAATTGGCTATCAAGGTTTAGTGGCTAAGTGAGTCGCATAAATACTGTCGGGGCAGTATTTCCGATGGCTGGGGTGTAGTCGATTTTTGCTTGTGTAAAGCATCTATCAACTCCATTTGCCATGAAGAAATTAATCTATCTCTTGCCCTTACTCGCGCTGATAGCCTGTGAAACGGAAGAGCCCGACTGCGGGTCATCCATCACCTTCATTAACAAGACCCCTGAAGTGCTGCAAATCAGCGTCAACGGTTCTGTTCCGGGCGGATGTGGG comes from Fibrella aestuarina BUZ 2 and encodes:
- a CDS encoding family 20 glycosylhydrolase, giving the protein MPKLLSLLGVCLLLTSAVHAQTESARYPLIPYPTSLTPAAGQFTVNAQTVLRSPDRRFGNEAEQLQQLMVHGLGRRLPTTGNAPTIQLQYDATLTAPEAYALTITPKQVVLRAKTAAGMFRAVQTVRQLLPPTSERRTSASLTLPAVQIQDQPTYAWRGMHLDVSRHFFSLDYLRTYIDRLALYKFNTFHLHLTDDQGWRIEIKKYPKLTSEGAWRTFNNQDSVVMKRAKSEPDFELPRQFIRQRGGKTEYGGYYTQAQLRELIAYAAARHIQIVPEIDMPGHLSAAIQAYSFLSCTGQPGMGKTFSVPVCPCNEPTYTFMQNVLDEVIALFPSQYVHIGADEVEKTTWAQSAACQALMKEKGIKTVEELQSYFVHRMGDYIQSKGKKLLVWDDALEGGLKPSATVMYWRSWVKDAPRKAAENGNSIVMTPVSALYFDSPPGKQSVEQVYRVPVVPAGVKPEQAHLVKGAQANLWTEYIATENRADYMVMPRMVALSEAIWTARDLYPSFQQRLLAHYDRMEQLNIHYRLPDLTGFAEENVFVDQATLSIKAPIPSYTLRYTTDGSLPQPTAPVLPDGFVVTKPQTIKVAAFTASGLRGDVYTLRYQQQSYAQPVTNAATGQPGLTARFFKKYFQETKRMTGLTPDSTFVTPNVAIPAAVGAPSFGVQFRGYLNVPETGVYMFFYTCDDGGVLRIANRLVVDNDGNHFPIEKSGQVALAAGQHPIEADFIEGGGGFTLKLTYSVNGSAPAPVPDRWFSH